The segment ATCTCAGTAACTTCTGTTATATGTCCTCTGATCGATCTTCTATGGCTGTATCCTCTTCTTCTTTTTCTTCTCTTGCTTCTTTCTCATCGATCTGCTCCACATCAAACACAGGTATCTCCATTTCAGGATACCATTGTTGCAGGAACGTTATCATGTGATACTTCATGAATACCCTTCCAGGCAGAGCGATAAATGCAAGCAGAAATATGAGGGAGACCAGCTCGATCAGGATTATCGGTGCGAGGAAAATCCATATGGCGAGATCTGATCCGGGCAGGACTGTTGAAAGGATAAAGTATAACAACAGATCTGCAAGCAGAAGGAAGAGACCAACTGCGATCATCACTATCAGCATAAGTATGCCTATTATGATCGCAACGGCAATTCCGAGAATAATTCTTCCAAACCAATAGCCGATTATTTGCTTCCAGTCTTTCCTGAACTGTCCAAAGACGTTGACAAATGCGCGGAAGATGCCGGTCTCGGTGTAAATGGCAACAGGGATTGAGAGATTAACAAATGAACTGATGATGCCTCCGATTATTGCTACCACCAGAATTATGCCGATCAGCAGGAAGATTGCGGAAATAATGGCAACTATTATGGTCTCTTCTAAGTTCTGGCCTGAAGAGGCTATCAATGGCAGTACAATTGGAAGGGCCATGGCCACAATGATGGCAAGCAGAAGAATGCCTGCCAATAGCCTGAATGCGAATAGTCCCAGGCCTTTTCTCAGGTACTTGCGGGAGTATTCCCAGAATTTTACTTCGTTGCTCACAAGGGAGTCAACGAATACGAATTCCATCACGCTTGAGACGTATGAGAAGAACAGGATCAGGGCAAATATGAGTAGTATTATTGCGATTATCAATCCCAGTTCCGGGGCACTGGTGGGGATCTGGTCGCTCAGTCCTCCGAACGAGTCGGCGAATCCTTCGAACGGACCTGAATCCTGAAGGTTGTAATTATTGGATGAGTAGCTATTACTGCCACCACCTCCGCTTCCGCCGATAAGCATAATGATGATCGCAAGTTTCATCCATTTCCAGAAATCAAAGGGTTCAAACAGGCATTTCTTTGTTCTGGATACTGCTTTATCCACAGCTTCGACTACAAACCAGTCCATATGGCTATATATCGCAAGATGGCATAAGTAGTTTATGATGTAATGTCTAATCTTTTATTATCGTAACATATATATCCCACATTCACAATATCTATTAATTACTGGAAATAGCAAAAATAAGGTATTGAAATGGAAACTGCAAAGAAAGAATTTCAGAATCTTGTATACCAGAGCATGAAGTCCTATGGACTTGATGAGCTATCTTCTAAGTTACTTGCAGCACTTTATTCCGCACCGGAGCCACTTACTCTTGATGACCTTTCTAAAAATTCCGGGTATAGTTTTTCAGCGGTTAGCGCGGCAATGAAACTGCTTACCGGAGTAAAATTGGTGGAGAAGTCAAAGCGTTCCGGTTCCAAGAAACTGTATTTCTCGATCCAGCGGGATATGCTGACACTGAGCATCAATGCGATTCGGTCCAAGAATGAATGCATGGTGGTTCCTGCGCTCCAGACTCTCCCTTCAATGATAGAAAGGTGCAGGGATAGTGAAGCTGAGGACTCTGAAGAGATGCTCAACATCATCGAGAACTATTACCAGCAGATGGTTGCACTGGAATTGATCTTCAAGAAATTGATCGAATATACAGAAATTATCAGGGCTGAGGTGAATAAAAGATGAATCCGAAAGTAAGACCTTTATGTTTGTTCCTGTTCGTTCTTGCTATTGTTTTAACAGGAGTGGCTGCAGCTGAATTTACCGGCGGGGAGATATGCGTAAACGCAGAGATAAAGGAATTAATTCCCAGTTCGGTAGGCATTGATGAAGAATTCACCCTTGCTATTGATCTTGAGAGCTGTGGTTCCAAAGCCCCTGAAGACATTACCTTTGAAATCATCAGTATTCCTCCGGATATCATCGTCACAGAATCTCTGGTCACCAGAATTGCTGAATTCTCATATCCTACAAGTGAAAGGCACCTGGTATACCACATGAGGACAACTCCTGGTGCAAATCCCGGCCCTCACATTATCAAGATGAAACTGACATATGCAAATAAAGAACTTGAAACCACAAAATATTATGAAGTTGATGTCAGAGTGACAGGTGAGGATGCAGAACCAAGGATCTCATCGATCACTACTAATCCTGAATATATCTATGAAGGGGAGACTGTCGATCTGACACTGGGTATCGAGAACTTCGGAGAAGCTATTGCAAAATCCGTCTCCGTTAGCGTTGATCATGGTTTTAAAGGGATCAAGAACTCTACGATCGGAACCCTTGACCTGAATGGCAGTCAAACTGCATTGTTCAAGTTCAAGGCAGACCGTGCCGGGGAATTTAACATCCCTGTAATCATTAAATATGAGGATGATTTCGGAAAGCAAAGCGATGAATATGACATTACAATAACCATACTTGACAAAAAAGGAAGCCTTAACCTTGCATCTGTAAAGGTCGATCCTGTTATACCTTATGTTGATGACACTGTCGAGCTGACTATGAGGATCGAGAATTCCGGTGACCGGAAAATAAATTCGATAAGGGTCTATGCCGACCATCCATTCATGGGTTTAAAAGAATCCTTTATCGGAACCCTTGATCCTAATGAGGATGGCCCTGCAGTTATCACTTTCATAGCTGATGAGGCAGGGGAATACGAGATCCCTGTTACCATAACCTATATCGATGATTTTGGTGAAGAGCAGGTTGAAACGAAGATCAGCATCATCGTAATGGAAAGCAATAGCGGGATAGGGTCAGCTGTGCTCGTTCTGCTCGTTCTGGCAGTTATTGGAGGATTGGTCTACTATAATTACAGGACAAAAAGGTCAAAGGATGAGATTATCAAGCAGTTAATGGAAGGTAGTAATAATTCTGCTGGCAAAAAAGAAGATGAAGAATAAGAGGTCTTCAATATGATGGACGATATAAGGGTGGGAGCTCTCATTGCAGCAAGTACTGTAAAAAGAGGGAACAAAAAAACACTTATGTTCATAGTTTTTGTTCTCTCGCTCATTTTTATGAACTTAGTGTTCCTCCCATCAATGATAGGGGGAATGATGGTTCTATTTACTGGTATAATGCAGGACTATCCTTACGGGGACATTGTAATTGAACCATCGGGCGACAATGCATACATTAATGATGCAGATAGCGTTTTGCAGAAGGCGCGGGCTGTGGAAGGAGTAAGGGCTGCAACAAAAAGACTGGATGTTGGAGCATCCATTGAGCATAAACAAAACGTTGTGGGGGTGACGATAACGGGTTTAGTTCCCACAGAGGAGTATGAGATATCACAATACCCCTATAGTATCATTGAAGGAGATTTTCTGGGGGAGCTTTCCCAGGGTGAGATCATCATTGGTGCTGCAATCGCAGGCACAAGTACAATCTTTGGAGATATATATGATGATCTGGGTGAAGCCAGAGTTGGATCACTTGTTGAAGTAACATACAGTAACGGTGTGAAAAGGACCTATAAGGTCAAGGGTATCATGGAAGGAACATTTGAACTTGTTGACCTTAATGCATTGGTCCATTACAAAGAGATCGAAGATGTATATGGTCTGGAAGGGGGAGAAGCTACCAGTGTGGTTGTAAGGGTTGATCAACCGGGGAGTGAAGATCAGGTGAAGTACAAGATAAGGGACGCCGGAGTGAACGAGCAGGTTTTCACGTGGGCTGATAAATCCGAGACCATCATAAGACAAGCATTACAAAGTCTTGGTGCTCTGGACATAATGTCAAAGTTTGTGGGTTTGATCGTAGGGGCAGCATTGATTCTGATCATAATCTACATCAACATACTTAACAGGAAAAAAGAGATCGGCATATTAAAAGCAATAGGCATTACTCCAAGATCGATAGTACTGTCTTATGCTTTCCTTAGCATGTTCTATGTTTCTTTAGGGATACTAGCGGGATTGGTCCTATACCTCTCACTTATGCTTTACTTCCAGGCAAATCCTGTGTCATTCTATGAGACCATGGAAATAAGACCTGTGATAGATCCTATACTGGTGATCCGGAGCATGCTTTCCATGCTAATAATATCTGTGATAGCTGGCACACTTCCTGCATGGAGTGTATCAAAAGAGAGCATACTCAAAGCTATATGGGGTAGATGATATGATCGTTGTGAAGGATCTCAAAAGGTACTATGGATCAGGGGTGACTACTGTCAAGGCTCTGGATGGTGTTTCTTTCGAGATAAAGAAAGGTCAGTTCGTAGCGATAATGGGTGCCTCCGGTAGTGGAAAGACGACGGTCCTAAGGATACTGGCACTACTGGATGATGCAACTGATGGTGAATATACCATCAGGGGATTGGAGGTTTCCAAGCTTCCTGAAGCAGAACGAAGTTATTACAGACTGACGCAGGTAGGTTATGTGTTCCAGGACTATGCGCTCATCAATGAAATGACGGCTGCAGAGAATGTCTATGTTCTTTCTATGATGGAAGGTAAGTCCAAAAAGGAATCCTATGAAACTGCTCTTGAAGCACTGGACAAGGTCGGGCTGAAGGACAAACACGACAGGATCCCTGATGAACTGTCCGGCGGAGAAAAGCAAAGGGTGGCCATTGCAAGGGCCATTGCAAAGAAACCAGACATCATGTTTGCTGACGAGCCGTGTGCAAATCTGGACACAAGAAACTCAAAACAGGTTCTGGAAGTGTTCAAGGATCTGAATGATAATTATGGTCAGACAATTGTAATGGTAACACATGAGCCATGGCATGTTGAGTATGTTGACAGGGTTATCACTCTTGAAGACGGGAAGCTGGTCAGTGACGAGCTGACTGAAGAAAGCGGTAGTGACTGAAAATAACTTCAGACACCTGCCTTTAATTTCATAAAAGTTTAAGGATTCGATAGATGTATTTCTAACAAGCAAGCAAGATATGTGTACTCTGTACGAAAAGGCTTATATAACATCATTACTTGGTAAGAGTGCTTTTAGAGGCAAAAACTAATTTAATAAATTATAGGTCTAGATGGTATTTCCTTAACTGTATTTACTATTTTTTCGTATGTTTACTAGAGTCTGTTTATTATCTTTTTAAGCACTTTAAAGGAAGTGAAATATTTGTTCAACAACATGGAATCAACTGCTCCAGTAGAAGCTGGCGAAACATACGACGTAACAATTGAAGATACCGCAAGAGAAGGCGATGGAATCGCTAGAGTAAGCGGTTTTGTAATCTTTGTCCCAAGCACAAAAGTTGGCGATGAAGTAACAATCAAGGTTACCAAAGTAATGAGAAAATTCGCATTCGGCGAACTCGTTTAATTACTTTAATTAATTAAACATGTTTGGAAGATCAAGTTTTTGATCTTCCATTCTTATTTTTCTTACATTTTTATTATTTTTATCTGGGCATCTTGTCCTGTTAAACATTTACTTATCAGAATCAACAAGCAAAAAGTGATCGATCATTTACTCATGAGGGAGATATAAGTATACATATGGTAACTTTTAATGATCGGACCTATAGGATCTGCTTTGTGATTCCTGTTAGATATTATTAAAAGTGTTCAATAATATTATCATTAAATTCATAGGCCTTTACTGTGCGCAATTAACTGTGAGGGTTTACCCATAAATCAGCATGATCTTTTCTTATCATATAAGATGAGTCAGATCAATTTCCAACGAGTTTTAACTTTAACCCGAGGTATAACGTGTCATTTGATAATCTAAATTTAATATTCCCGCTTCAGCGGGCATTGTCCGAGGAAGGATATACTACACCTACTCCTATACAGAAACTATCCATACCCCATCTGTTGAATGGCAGGGATATGATAGGTATTGCTCAGACAGGTACGGGCAAGACAGCTGCATTCATATTACCAATTCTTCACAATATGTCTGCATCCTACAAGGCACCACGTCCGAGATTCCCTCGAGTGCTTGTGCTTGCACCTACCAGGGAGCTTGCAGCACAGATAGGGGATAGCTTTGCCACTTATGGCAAATTCACCCGCTTCAAACATACTGTGATATTCGGAGGTGTTGGTCAGACACCACAGGTAAGAGCTCTCTCAAAGGGTGTGGATTCCCTTGTGGCAACTCCTGGCAGACTCCTGGACCTGGTACAGCAGGGTCATGTCAACCTTGCTAATGTGGAATATTTTGTACTTGATGAAGCGGACAGGATGCTTGACATGGGCTTTCTCAATGATGTATACAAAGTTGTTGGAATGTTGCCACAAAAGCGTCAGTCGCTTTTCTTTTCAGCTACCATGTCCCCGGAGATATCCACGCTTGCCAGAAAACTACTAACGAATCCTGCACATGTAGAGGTCACCCCTCAGGCAACAACTGTTGAACGCATAGACCAGTTCATCTTTTTCGTGGATTCTGAGGACAAGAACGAATTACTGCTACAATTACTAAGAGGCAAGCATCTGGAGTGTGTTCTCATATTCACACGTACAAAGCATCGTGCTAACAAGGTCACTGAGATGCTCAACAAGAACAATGTCCCTGCAGGTGCTATTCACGGCAACAAGTCCCAGACCCACCGTACAAAAACACTTCAGAGCTTCAAGTCCGGACAACTGCGTGTACTGGTTGCAACAGACATAGCTGCTCGTGGGATCGATATCGAGGACATATCACATGTAATAAACTATGACCTGCCGAATATCCCTGAGAGCTACGTGCACCGCATAGGACGTACAGCAAGAGCAGGAGCTGATGGAACAGCATACTCTTTCTGTGCAGCTGATGAGCGAGACTTCTTGCGTGATATCGAAAAACTCACTAATATGGATATCGAGGTCGCTGAACACAATTATCATTCAGAAAAGGCGAAAAATGCCACAGGTGATGCAGCAAAGCCAGCTCCAAAACAACAGAGGGGGCGAAAGGGAAGCACCGGAACTAAAGGCAGAGGCAGGGGTAAAAAGGGAGAAGGCAAAGCTAAAGCTAAAAAGGGAGATAGCAAGCCTAAAAAAGTAGAAGGTAAAAATGGGCGATCAGAAAATACCAATAGGGGCCAGGGTAGGAATCAGACAAAGAAAAAGTCTGGTCAAAACCCAAATAAGGGCTCTGGTCGAAACTCCGGTAAGCCCAGAAACCAGAAGTAACTGAGCATTTTCTTTGATCAGGTCCATGAATCAATTCATGGACCGATACTACTATTATCTACTACCTACTTTACACCCGCTTATACCAAAGGCTTCTCCTTACCTAATAAATAAAAGTGATCTTAATGAAGCGTATCATTCAGTTCGCAATAATTCTTTCTATATGCTTTATGGGTGATCTCATCCATGATTTCCTTAATCTTCCTATCCCCGGAAGTGTGTTGGGAATGTTGTTATTACTGGCTCTTTTACTATCTGGTGTCCTCAAACTATCTATGATAGAAGATGTAAGCAACTTCCTGCTGAAGCATCTTTCATTTTTTTTCATACCAGCGGCTGTGGGATTGATAACGTGTTTCTCCATACTTGAAGGAAAATGGATTGCCCTGTTGTTCATATCCGTGGTCTCGACCATTATCATTGTAGTAGTGACCGGCATAACGGTACAGATATTAATGAAAAGGAGGCGATCATTTGAGTGAAATAATTTCTTCTCTGGTTGGATCTCCGATCTTTGGTATCGGTATATCCCTCTTAACATTCTATGCAGGCAGTCTGCTCTATAAAAAGACAGGCTCTCCTTTGCTAAACCCACTTGTGCTGAGCATGCTGGTGATAATGGCCTTTCTACTAAGCTTCCATATCACCTTTGATGATTATAACAGGGGAGGGCAGTTCATATCTTTCTTCCTTGGCCCTGCTACGGTCATCCTGGCTGTGCCTCTATATAAGAAAATCAGCATTTTTAAGGAGAATATCATTCCAATACTCGCAGGGATCATTATAGGATCGACAGCAGGCATTGTGAGCATCATCGTCATGTGCAAGATGTTCGGACTTGATCATCTACTAAGCATCTCTATGATTCCTAAATCTGTCACAACTCCAATTGGGATAGAGATATCGAATCAGCTTGGAGGTTTACCATCCATAACTGTTGCATGTATTATTTTCACAGGAATAGCAGGTATTCTGCTGGGTCCCATGATCTGCAAGTTATTCAGAATAGAAGACAAGGTAGCGATTGGAATTGCCATAGGAACTTCTTCCCATGCCCTCGGTACGACCAAGGCCGTTGAGATGGGAGAGGCCGAAGGTGCCATGAGTGGGCTTGCTATTGGCATTGCCGGATTGGTGACTGTGTTCCTTGCTCCGATACTGGCTAAGATCCTTCTGTAAGGCAAATTAGTAATTTTCAAGTAAAATAATTGACGTTGCTTTCTTGGATTAATCTAGCTTATATGAACATAGTATGAACTCTGACTTCAGTATTGAATCGATAATAATGGTTCGATTGTCTACGACATCATATGACTTATCTTAGGTATGATCATGGTAGCCACTAAAACTTTGTAACTGGTATTGCAGGTTTTTAGATCGAGGTAGAAAAAGAGAATGATCAATTGGGTTTAATTTCTAAATTTGTTGGTATACTAAACCCGAAGGTACTTCCTTTTCCAACTTCACTATCTACCCAAACATCACCACCATGCATCTCGACAAAATATTTTGTAAGAACGAGGCCAAGGCCTGTGCCACTGTATTCCTTTGAGAGTGATGAATCCACCTGGATAAATGGATCGAAGAGTTTCTTTTGATCATTTTGTGAGATCCCTAATCCGTTGTCTTCTACAAAAATAGAGATTTGCTCATCAGATCTGTCTAATCCGATCGTCACAGATCCTCCCTTATTTGTGAATTTAATAGCGTTACTCACGAGGTTATAGATGATCTGCTTGAATTTCAATACATCTGCAACTATTATGGAATCTTCTATATTGCTGCTGCACTTAAGATCAATCTCTTTCTTTTTTGCAAGAGGCATCATTGTTGTTTTTATTCCATTGATGGTATCAAGGACAACAAATTCTTCAGGAAATAGCTCCATCTTGCCAGCTTCGATCTTTGATAGGTCCAGCATATCATTGATCAGTTCCAAAAGATGCTTACCACTTTTATTAACATTATATATGTAGTGTTTCTGAGTTTCATTTAAGGAACCAAAGCTCTCACTACAAAGTATATCTGAGAATCCGATGATCGAATTGAGGGGGGTTCTCAGTTCATGGCTCATATTTGTGAGA is part of the Methanococcoides orientis genome and harbors:
- a CDS encoding DUF7544 domain-containing protein: MDWFVVEAVDKAVSRTKKCLFEPFDFWKWMKLAIIIMLIGGSGGGGSNSYSSNNYNLQDSGPFEGFADSFGGLSDQIPTSAPELGLIIAIILLIFALILFFSYVSSVMEFVFVDSLVSNEVKFWEYSRKYLRKGLGLFAFRLLAGILLLAIIVAMALPIVLPLIASSGQNLEETIIVAIISAIFLLIGIILVVAIIGGIISSFVNLSIPVAIYTETGIFRAFVNVFGQFRKDWKQIIGYWFGRIILGIAVAIIIGILMLIVMIAVGLFLLLADLLLYFILSTVLPGSDLAIWIFLAPIILIELVSLIFLLAFIALPGRVFMKYHMITFLQQWYPEMEIPVFDVEQIDEKEAREEKEEEDTAIEDRSEDI
- a CDS encoding GbsR/MarR family transcriptional regulator, which produces METAKKEFQNLVYQSMKSYGLDELSSKLLAALYSAPEPLTLDDLSKNSGYSFSAVSAAMKLLTGVKLVEKSKRSGSKKLYFSIQRDMLTLSINAIRSKNECMVVPALQTLPSMIERCRDSEAEDSEEMLNIIENYYQQMVALELIFKKLIEYTEIIRAEVNKR
- a CDS encoding COG1361 S-layer family protein translates to MNPKVRPLCLFLFVLAIVLTGVAAAEFTGGEICVNAEIKELIPSSVGIDEEFTLAIDLESCGSKAPEDITFEIISIPPDIIVTESLVTRIAEFSYPTSERHLVYHMRTTPGANPGPHIIKMKLTYANKELETTKYYEVDVRVTGEDAEPRISSITTNPEYIYEGETVDLTLGIENFGEAIAKSVSVSVDHGFKGIKNSTIGTLDLNGSQTALFKFKADRAGEFNIPVIIKYEDDFGKQSDEYDITITILDKKGSLNLASVKVDPVIPYVDDTVELTMRIENSGDRKINSIRVYADHPFMGLKESFIGTLDPNEDGPAVITFIADEAGEYEIPVTITYIDDFGEEQVETKISIIVMESNSGIGSAVLVLLVLAVIGGLVYYNYRTKRSKDEIIKQLMEGSNNSAGKKEDEE
- a CDS encoding ABC transporter permease; translated protein: MMDDIRVGALIAASTVKRGNKKTLMFIVFVLSLIFMNLVFLPSMIGGMMVLFTGIMQDYPYGDIVIEPSGDNAYINDADSVLQKARAVEGVRAATKRLDVGASIEHKQNVVGVTITGLVPTEEYEISQYPYSIIEGDFLGELSQGEIIIGAAIAGTSTIFGDIYDDLGEARVGSLVEVTYSNGVKRTYKVKGIMEGTFELVDLNALVHYKEIEDVYGLEGGEATSVVVRVDQPGSEDQVKYKIRDAGVNEQVFTWADKSETIIRQALQSLGALDIMSKFVGLIVGAALILIIIYINILNRKKEIGILKAIGITPRSIVLSYAFLSMFYVSLGILAGLVLYLSLMLYFQANPVSFYETMEIRPVIDPILVIRSMLSMLIISVIAGTLPAWSVSKESILKAIWGR
- a CDS encoding ABC transporter ATP-binding protein, translated to MIVVKDLKRYYGSGVTTVKALDGVSFEIKKGQFVAIMGASGSGKTTVLRILALLDDATDGEYTIRGLEVSKLPEAERSYYRLTQVGYVFQDYALINEMTAAENVYVLSMMEGKSKKESYETALEALDKVGLKDKHDRIPDELSGGEKQRVAIARAIAKKPDIMFADEPCANLDTRNSKQVLEVFKDLNDNYGQTIVMVTHEPWHVEYVDRVITLEDGKLVSDELTEESGSD
- a CDS encoding TRAM domain-containing protein — protein: MESTAPVEAGETYDVTIEDTAREGDGIARVSGFVIFVPSTKVGDEVTIKVTKVMRKFAFGELV
- a CDS encoding DEAD/DEAH box helicase, which encodes MSFDNLNLIFPLQRALSEEGYTTPTPIQKLSIPHLLNGRDMIGIAQTGTGKTAAFILPILHNMSASYKAPRPRFPRVLVLAPTRELAAQIGDSFATYGKFTRFKHTVIFGGVGQTPQVRALSKGVDSLVATPGRLLDLVQQGHVNLANVEYFVLDEADRMLDMGFLNDVYKVVGMLPQKRQSLFFSATMSPEISTLARKLLTNPAHVEVTPQATTVERIDQFIFFVDSEDKNELLLQLLRGKHLECVLIFTRTKHRANKVTEMLNKNNVPAGAIHGNKSQTHRTKTLQSFKSGQLRVLVATDIAARGIDIEDISHVINYDLPNIPESYVHRIGRTARAGADGTAYSFCAADERDFLRDIEKLTNMDIEVAEHNYHSEKAKNATGDAAKPAPKQQRGRKGSTGTKGRGRGKKGEGKAKAKKGDSKPKKVEGKNGRSENTNRGQGRNQTKKKSGQNPNKGSGRNSGKPRNQK
- a CDS encoding CidA/LrgA family protein; the protein is MKRIIQFAIILSICFMGDLIHDFLNLPIPGSVLGMLLLLALLLSGVLKLSMIEDVSNFLLKHLSFFFIPAAVGLITCFSILEGKWIALLFISVVSTIIIVVVTGITVQILMKRRRSFE
- a CDS encoding LrgB family protein, which gives rise to MSEIISSLVGSPIFGIGISLLTFYAGSLLYKKTGSPLLNPLVLSMLVIMAFLLSFHITFDDYNRGGQFISFFLGPATVILAVPLYKKISIFKENIIPILAGIIIGSTAGIVSIIVMCKMFGLDHLLSISMIPKSVTTPIGIEISNQLGGLPSITVACIIFTGIAGILLGPMICKLFRIEDKVAIGIAIGTSSHALGTTKAVEMGEAEGAMSGLAIGIAGLVTVFLAPILAKILL
- a CDS encoding sensor histidine kinase; the protein is MEKLFETIFNSVNDGILIYDLKGHFLEVNQITCDDLGYQKDELLQMTGMDIIPPELGEKFIGQIFEKMNQGGGIIETMGQCKDGSLIPIEFSIRPIEYKGNPAILAVVRNITERKKAEEAMLNSKLAAEAANQAKSEFLTNMSHELRTPLNSIIGFSDILCSESFGSLNETQKHYIYNVNKSGKHLLELINDMLDLSKIEAGKMELFPEEFVVLDTINGIKTTMMPLAKKKEIDLKCSSNIEDSIIVADVLKFKQIIYNLVSNAIKFTNKGGSVTIGLDRSDEQISIFVEDNGLGISQNDQKKLFDPFIQVDSSLSKEYSGTGLGLVLTKYFVEMHGGDVWVDSEVGKGSTFGFSIPTNLEIKPN